DNA from Oxyura jamaicensis isolate SHBP4307 breed ruddy duck chromosome 4, BPBGC_Ojam_1.0, whole genome shotgun sequence:
AATGAGTACCACTAGCCTGAGACCAAACACATGACATGATGATGTGCATCCATTTTAGATTTGTCACATGAAAATGTCAACTTTGAAATGCATCTACAGCAGCAAATTTGACATCTGCTAGTTTAGCTGGTTGGGATATTTGTGAGTAGGAGGTGTGATCAAAATACCTGCTCTTGCTTTTTGAGTGGATTCAGTGAAAGCTGATTAACCTTAGGCGATATGCTCCCACAGCATGTAGGCGTGCATCTACTTAAGCACCCAACCACAGCCTAGACTTTGTGGTCCAAGGAAGAAGGTATGCTAAGCGTGGATGGCCCTCATGGTAAGAAAGTGTGGAATAAACCCAATTTGCCTTCTTTGGCTGAGTTATGGCAGTGACTGCTTCTCTCAATTTTAGAGTGCTGGGGAAGATTTTTGTGggttctgttacttttttttctaccagAAACTCTTCATGCTCACAGACTCCATTCCTATGGTCTAGTTTCCTCTGTGATATAACATGAGGACTTACCTTTCAGTATTGAGTTATAAGGACATGTGTGGCTGGCCTCATTCCAGCTTTATGTATGGCTTTGTGACATGGCTCTGTTACACTTGCCTGCACTTGTACAGTGCCAGGCATAGTCTGAggtttttctctcctgtgtcAGACCGACCTTATCAAATAGCTGGGAAGGAAATTCTGTTCCAGGTCAACTGCTCTGTTAAAACACTTGTGACAAAGCTTTGAGAGTAGGCTGAGATGCACACTTTGCCTATTTCATAGGGCATTTGCTCTGTGAAGGATTTGGCACCCAGAAGAGTGACTCACTAATCCATTTTGCATGAGTAAAGATGTGCCAGGTTGCCTTGTCTTCCTGAGAATGGCCTATTCAGAATGAGACCCATCTATTTTAAGTCATCTGTGTCACTAGACATTTTGGAAAGCATAGCTGCTTAGGCAAGTAGTTGGCTGCTTTTTTAAGTGTCTAGGATTCCATTCTAACACCAAATCTCATGATTTTAAGCCCTTTTTAAGACCTGGACTAATGACTCAGATACTGTCCTAAAGCTGTCCAGTATTCCTGAGCTTCTGTTTGAGCTCTGTGTTTTAGGTTCTCTTCTCACAGGTTAGGCTCACATTTTAGGTTCTCTTCTCACAGTTCCTGTGCACTCAGGTGTGCATGTACATGTTCTGAcagcaggaaagggaaaaggaggcaAGAAGCAAAACTTGTGATTGTTCCAAAGTAGAAGAGGtaactttgttttcagaaccTGCTGTGTTTTAAGATACCTGCATTGTACTGGACCTGGGAAGACTCCTCCAACTGGCTTTAAGAGCTTGGTTTCTGAGTAGTATTCACTATGAAAATGTTTGCTGCTTCCTGGTATTTATTCATACCCTCTTTCATGGAGGAGACAGGTGGTAGGCATGCACTAGGAGTTATTGCAGGAGAATCTGACATCTTCATGTTGAATGTTCAGTGGTTTGAATCCTCATGGGACATACAAAAACATGGGCAATGTGCCGGAGAGTCTTTGGTTGCTGATGAGTGATGGATCTGACTTGGTAATGCCCTTGGTGTCTCAGCTATATCTGATCCTTGAGAGCTGCTTGGAAATTGCTTCAGATAACCACACTTTTTCCCTTAATACTGGGAGACttctatttatctatttcattaaattatttttttttcctgtgtattcTGCTGTAAAGCAGCTGACCAatgtatttaattcttttttgcCCTAGAGCACTAGGTACATTTAACCTACATCCTTAACACTGATTATGCTTAGGAGACTGACACTGATCCGTTCTGGAGTCCTACATTTGAAGACCACCCTTTTTAACTGATGGGGACtaattgaagaaataaatacttagtGCTGTTtgggagcagcactgctgaattCAGTTTACATACTGTCATGCCTTTGCTTGGATAAACTCAGATCTGCAGTAGCATACCTTTCCTGTGgctgttttcactgtttctaaTTCCCTTGAAAtccagaagataaatatttttaaaggaagagttTTGAGGTATTTGATTCTAATAACCCATTACTTGGCTTCCTTCAGCCTCTATTCTGTGGGTTTTCTTCCATCTGCACAACACATTATGAAGGTTTCTGCTGGTGCAGCTTAAAAAGATCACACTGCCGTTTTGTGGTTAAGATGCTTTTTAGTCTCAAATGAAACGTGGTGATGTCTTCACTCTTCAAAGCTGTGGTGCCATCATGTGGCCATTTGGTCAGGCACAGGTTTTAATCCGTTCAGAGCACAAAAAGTACTTCTGTAGGTGCCTTGGGAAATGGTGGTGGTtttgccttgcttttctttcctacttgTGTAGAAGTGTCCTGGCCCTCCTCTAGGCACAAGGTAGGTGTCAAGGTCCATGAGCAGCAAGAGATGGCTTCCCTCCCcctaaaatgaaggaaattccTGGTGGCTGCCTTTCTGCTCGTCAAGGTCACTATCTACCTAGAACTGCCAAGGAGTTTGGTCATGCTCCTTTAGCAAAGGCTCTGCTCCTTGGGAAACTCATCCATTGCCTATGCTCATAACAATTTTGCAGGTAAGTTACTGAAGAGCCTTCAGAGAATAAATTGTATTTGCATTGCTGAATCAGACTTTTGACGGGTCATTGACCCAAAAAGCTCTGAGTTCCTGTGCTGTTTTATGAGAGTTGGCTTGTATAATGGGGCCTGGAAGAACCCTGTATCTGAAGGGGGGTTCTGGATTCCCAGTTGCTTCCCAGTCCAGCAGACAGGCTTCCTATGGGCGTCAGGAACTTACAGGTGCTTTTTCCCTTGTGAAAGAGGGAGCACCGACTAGAAGGTACTATCTCTCTATGCAGCCACAGTGTACTATGACTAAAATGCCCATGAgcttgaagaaaaacacttttctgaGAAAAGCGCTTGTCTGAAGCCAGCTTACACTTCATAGCCTCCTATCCGATTATCTTGCTGTTTCCCAGGCAATAGATGCAGCAGGATGTCCCCAAGGTACTGGCTCAGTGACAGGGTGCAAAGCAggactgtgctgccacaggACTGTAGCTGTAGTCAAACAACTAGCTGCAGTTCACCAAGGGCCATAACTTCCCCCAGCCTAGTAGAAATAACATGATTTTGCAGTAGTTTGGAGCGTGGCAGTTGTTTGGCATTGGAGCAAGTGCCTATTAGGGCTCAGACCCTGGCCCTGGAGTGGAGGATAGTTATGTAGTACTAATAGTACTACAATAAAGTGATGTTTCTGCTCTTATCTGCCAGCAGTTAACACACAATTCCTGACCTTAGAGGTGCACCCAGTGACCACTTGCAGACTGATGGATGTGTGCATCTACTCTCAGCTCATGAATTCCTCTCCTCTTCATGGCCCTCACTGTAGGTGGGACCTCACCTGGGCCTTCACCCTGTAGCACTTACTGCCTCATCCCAGCGTGGCCTGGAGGGTTCCAGCTGATGTGGTTCCAGCTGATGCTGCTCATGTTTGAGAGATGTTCTCCCTGCTCAGGGTTTCTTATTTAATAAACAAGCAGCCCGCAAACAAATAAGTCACTGAAGGGACTTAGAGCCATTTGGTGATGGGTGGCAGCGGACACAAACTGCTGGTGGGTTTGAGCAGCAGGCCGTGTTCCTGGGAGCAACACCACcacagctgcctctgccctgtGAGGAGACAGCAAAGCCTTGAAAACCCTGGGGTGAGGGTAGTGCCTGGTGCATTTGGGGACAGGAGGTTCACCACCGCCGAAAGAGCAACCGAACTGACAAGAAGAGGGCCCTGTGCCAGCCTGGGGCATTGCTTTTGATCAACCGTGGCGCTGTTCTTTATTTACTCCCTGCGAACCAACCAGCAGTGGCGTTTAATCTCAGCGGAGACCAGCCAGGGCAGACCAGGAGTTTATAAATTAACCAGTTTGTACTTCCTTGCCCTGAAGTTGCATTGGTCCCTGTCTGAAGAGTGTTTTAAACTTTCCTGCTGGTTGAAGCAACTGAGGGAAGCAAcctgcctcctctcctgccaTGCTCAGGGAGCTCAGCTGAGGAGAGCGCTTTGAGGGGCATGGGAAGGGCTTGTAGATGAGGGCAACCTGTTCCcatgcctgactgctctttctgagaagaaatgtctcctcatttccaacctgaacttccactggcgcaacttgaggcccttccctctagtcctatcactggttacaGACCCTGTCAGGAGCTCTGGGTACCACAGAAGTCCCTCGCTGAAGCAGTCTCTGTGCCTCTCTGTGCAGTGGGACTACACCAACAGTGACCGCTTCCAAAGCTTCCCTCTCAACAGCCTACACAATGTGGGAGAACACCCAGCACATGCACTGTGGGCTGTGTGTGATGCAAACCCACCTGGGCCCTGGTGAGGAGTGCTTGGGGTTTGGGTCAGAGCTCACGAAGCTCAGCTTGTTGTGCTTTGCTctgggtggctgctgcagctcgaTGGCCCGGGTCATGCAGGTTGTGCCTCCTTCAGCCAAGTTTCTGTGGCTGTAATCTTGTGGCAAAGACCGTGGGTAGGATTTGCCTTGGGAATGATGCACCAAcatttaaaagggaaagaagacgAGGCACAAACTGTGAGCAGACAGAAGAGCAGAATAGCTGCTGGTATGCACACAGAAGGTGGGATGGGGCTGTACCTCAAAACCATCATCAGGGTCAGTGACTTCGATCCTGATGGCAACAACCCAACGCATCACGTTGGGGGGTGAGTGCTGAGCAAACCAGGGCAGGGCTTTGGTTGTGGCACGGCTCGTCTCTGTTGAAATGGGAGCTGCTTTGAACTGGGGGTTCTTCCCAGgctctttctcttcttgcagGAAATCCTGGGTGTCTAAAATTGAAATCATTGTGCTTGAGGGAGATCACGGGGGCTTGGCCAGCCgccaggcacagctctgcctgttCCTCTTCCCTTAGCCCGACGCATTTCTGCATGCCACGAGAAGAGGGGAAGGCCTGCAGGTCTGCTCAACGTTTAGTTTGCTTCTCACCTGGAGGAGGTCAGCAACACCTCGGcaagccctgctgctgtccccgaATATAAACCCCCCTTTGTCGGGAGGAGGCCGATCTGCCCGAGCCGCATGATCAGCATCAGCTGACAGCACTGGGCACGGACCCAGGGCAGGATAAGCAGTTAGCCGTGGGAGATCAGCCGGCCGCTGGGCCTGCCTCTCGACCAGCTCCATTGTTCCTCAAGGAAAAATGAGTGCCTGGCCCTCGCCTCTGCTCTGGAGCTTGGCCACGACGTGTCTGACAGGTGAGgcctcctggggctgggtgACACACGGTGGCACACGGTGACACTGTACCACCGCTGGGCTTTGCCACTGAAGggtgggcagagggagggaggtgtTGGAAACAGCATTAAAGATGCACAGgactgaaaacataaatataaaaacttgattttgaaagaaaaaaaaaaggggggggggatggaaTCTAGTTGTTCAGTGAATTGAGGAGTTGCAGTGGACCTTGCATGGCCTTATCTTAAACCCAGAGGAACAGGATGCCCTGGCACGTTCACTTTCATGAGGTGTTTTTGGTAACTGGGACTCCTTAAGAGcctgaatatttttgtagtCATGCCTttgtctgctgctttccttgctCTCCCCCTCCTGCACTGCTTTACTATcaaataattgtgtttttataACTGATGTTTTGGCAGTGTGGGATCCCCAGAACTTGTTGTGCTTGGGGCTTCAGACCAGGTTTCTTGCTGGGCACATCTGGCTACATGCAGCTTGGAAACTCCTTGGGGCACGGTGCTGCCCTGAGACCTTCCCGTCCCTGCAGTCCACCAGTGCTGGGGTCAGGGGCTCACAGGGGCCCACGGTCACCTGCCTCGTTGGGGCAGGAACCCACCAGCGCTGCCAGAACGGAGCTCCTTGGCTCCTTCCCATCTGACCCCCAGGCGGCCCTTCTCTTGAGACTGAACTGGGGAAACTCACCATTTTAAGAAGCCGCTTAGTCAGCTGTTGAGTTCACCACTGATTATCTTCATGTAGATAACCATTGATTTGGTTTCGTGTGGCTTGAAGGACTAGTTCCTCCCAAATAGCAGACTGGGCTGTTGTGCAAGGCTGGGGAGAAAAACTAAGGGGCTGTCCGTcctatttctgcattttgtgaGTTCTCAGCCAGCGTCCATGTGCCTGCAGGTCAGCAGGGTTGCACGTCCTATACATCAGGAAAGGTTAGCTCAGTCATCAAGGGTTCAGTAACCTTCCTCCCATGACATCCTCGAGGAGGTTTTTTGGATAAAACACCATGCCGAGTTGTCACAAAAAGACATCCCTCGTGTCTCTGGAGATACTTTTGTTGATTCAGGGCCCTAAAAAAAGTATCTGTAGAAAGCAGAATCCCTGTTCTCTGCTGTTAACACGTGGACACCAGGTGTGGAGAGAAAACTGGTGAGCTGAGAAGGATGGTtgagtattgtttttttttcatacctctGATGCTGTAACTGGTAAAACCAAATGCTATTTcgttgctgttgttgttgtgttttttgtttgtttgtttgtttgttttgcttttttatggCTAGATGctctaaaactatttttttccagcatctccacttttttcttttagaagttgTTTAAACAGCTTTATGAAGTGCTGGCCACTGAAGGCTATTGATGGCTACTGATGCTTTGGAatgattattaaatatttaatattatttaatgatTATTCTAGTAACACTTTATGAAAAGACAACTTTCACTAAAATAATCCGTCTTAACAGTGCCACCACTTCACAGCAGAACCAACCAACCAGTGAAAGCTTTTGAGAAAGTAATATTCAACTAAAATATCTATCTTTTAAACAACAAAGCCAGAAGTGGGTTAGTTGTGTGCTATCCAAAATACCGAAATGCACTGCAGAGTCTCTGGCAGATGAATGTTTGGGACAGGCTGCAGTGCAGGAGATCACACGTTGTGGTCCTTCTGAGAGCTTTTCCTGGGAGAACTTTATGGTGCCCTCGAACTACTTTTAGTGTTTACTTTGAGATTAGCTTAATAAAGATTTGGGCTGACTCAGCTTGCTGCcagacaggagaaaagagaagcagactGACTTCAGCCCTTGAGGCAGGGGAGAGGACTCGCCTGTCACTAGTCAAAGCATGGCCAGGAGCTGCACAGACCAGTGCTGGTGTCTCCTGGATGCTGATCTTGgacaaacaagtaaaaaaaaaaaaaaaaaaaaaaaaatcactgctaaATACAGTGGCTCTGTTTTGGGAGATAGAGCCAGAAAACGTGGGCAGTGGCCCAGACAGCTGCCTTTCTCAGGAGTTGTAGAAAGACTGGGTCTTCTGAAATGTTGAGTACAAAGCGGTCTGTATGTGCTTAGGAGGGAACACTTTGAAGAGGTTGTTTCCTTGTGATCACAGCTTCATAAGGACTCTTTTATTCACTGTCCTGTTTTTGCCATAGAAACCTAAGTGCTGTTGCTAACCAGCTTCATCTGCGTGTTGCTGTTTATGCTGGGGCAGCACTAAGCACCGGCACCCACGGTGTCCAGCATCATGTGGGCAGACAGCCCAAAGAGTGAGAAATCAAAGGCTTGAGGAGAAGAGCTCAAAGAGCTGTCCTGGGAAGGACCTGGCAGTGACCCGTGTGTCCACAACCCCTGGTGACCACACTGTCACCATCGTGTGGCATGGCCCCTCCAAGTCTCCAAGCTCTCGTTCCTCACCTGCATCTTGCTGTTGGGCGTCAGCTGCAGTCTCTTGTCTCCATCAACCACCTAAAGCAGCTTCTTAAAGTAgtccttttgttttctccattgAGGCCACCTGATTTTGGCAGCCCCCTCGCTGTGCTGGCTGGAGGAGCCCAAACCTTGTGTGATGGGGAGTGTCAGCTCTGGGAACGTGCTGCTGGGCCCTGAGTCACCCATTTGGTcctgaaataaaacctgatGTAACTTACAGCTCTTCTGTGACGCACTCCAGAAACAGCTTAATTGCCTGTTGAGTTTGATGCCTTCTTATTATAATCGCTATTCCTGGCAATTTAGCAAATCTTTTACTTTCAGAGctacttgtttttttcccaactgCCTCCAAGAGAGTGGCTGTGCATGTCTGTGAACCTCTGGCTTCCAGAAACTAACAAGTCTTATTAAAAGAATGgaaggtgtgtgtgtgcccTTGTAGTGCTTATACCACGTATTAGCACTTTGCCGTAAGAGGGCaggtgagaggaaaaaagcaacaggCAGCCATAGCTGCAGATTGATGCTGTACAAAGATGAGTGTTTGCAGAAGCTGCAGTTATTCAACAGAGGAAATCCCTGCCCTGAATTCCTGATCCAAGCTGATGTGAGTGCTGTGGTGGCATGAAtgggctggttttgttttgctttgtttgcttagTACGACACTGCTAAATGAAAACCAACCTGCTCCTTCTCTTTTGTTTAGCTTTATggttttttcctctgttctgtgACTGGAAAGCATCCATCTCCCATGGTCATGTGCTGAGAGATTGCTGTCATCAGCAGACACCAGTTCAGAATATTATGGATTACAGCAAACAACTTGAACTGCAGTAATACCCCAGTTCTCTGATGATTATGGCTTTTTGGCTAAGAATCACCACGGCTCTTACAGGGGAGGCATTCTGGACTCAAAGCAAGTCTCTGCCCGCCGACAGGTTCCCTTTGGGTTGCTGGATGCATCTCCAGAACAGCGTAAAAGAAACCCAAAACCTGtggcttttatttcttgatCCCTTTAACCAAGGTGGGATGAAACAGGCAGCAACTTGACAAGCATCTTAAATCAGATTGCTGGGGGATCTGGGGATCTCAGGATGAGCTGTCTTCAGCGGCTGCCCCGAGCAAAACCAAATGTTTCAGGCAATTCTCACAAACCCTTATGTACGAGTGTCAGAGCTCCTCAGCGTGGGACTTGGATGATCTTATGGGTCTTTCCAACCTACGTGGTTCTAGGATTCTGATGCATGATAAGTCTCTTGTGTGCTGGTGATGCTCAGATGCTGCCAGTGATGTTTCTATATTGCTCTGTAATGGAACATAGCAGAAAGCAGTTTCTAGACACCAGACAAGGACTTGTGGGTTAAGCAGTTGGTAAAGACCTAATAGGAAGCCTACATTAATGGAAGAACAGTAATTTCACCcctaaataattattttttcccccttttcttagGTATTGCTTTAGGCCAGCTGACCACTACCCAACTCCCTGTTACATCAACCCCGCTGCCTCCCAGTGCCACCACGACCTATGCCTCCAcacccccagctgctgggggggtGACCACCACTGCAAACCTCATCACGGCCACAGCTGTGCCATCTGCAGACCCCAGCACAAAAACGcttgctccagctctgcccaccACCCTGCCAGTGACCGCACTCACCTCTGGGATCGCGACCACCTCTCACGCACCCACAGCCACATCCACCAGTGCCTCGGCCACCCCTCCAGATGTCACCACGTCTCCTGGGGATCTGCCAACAGCTCCGTCCCTCACCACCGCTGTGCCCTCAAACTGCAGCAGAGTGAATGTGACAGCCTGTGCACCTTGCTCCCCAGGGACGTTTCCCAGTGATGGTAAGAGTTTGTGCTTGCTCCAGCTCTCCTGTGCTAGGTGGAAAAGTGAGTGGCCAGGAGAGGTGAGAGAGGCACATGGTGTTGGGGGCTTGGATGGGGAGCAGGCATGCGAGTGAATTTGTTGCATCCTTCTGAAGTTAAAGGCGTGGACATGGCTGGCCTTGTGTTGTTGGTCTTCCTGAGGTTTCCCCAGCAGGATGGAGAAGTGGTGGGATTGCAACCACGAAGTGTAACACAAGGGCAACCTCATGTACTGGCAGgaggatgctttttttttttttttttttttgaatgcccGGGCCAAGtacaaaaaaaagtctccaaCTGTCTCAAGTGTTTGAATGGGAATGAATCCCTGCTACAGAAACAGCCTTTTCCCTTGGGCTTGAAAAACCACCCAGGCAACCTCTGTTGCAGTAAAGAGTGCATGACGTTACCTTTTTCAGAAGTTCTTTGCATGTTGTaaagtgcttgtttttttcaatgtccccccaaaacaaacaagcaaacaaaactaaaatgcaAGCCATGCGCTTCCCCCACTGCCGGGCTCTTTCAAAGAGAGGCATGAGCAGACCTGATGCTCTAGGGTAAATCTGCAGAGGACAGGAGGCAATTCCCACCACCCTTTCATGCAGGATGTGCCTCCGCAGGACTTTGTCTTGCCCTTGCTTTATCCCTGCAGTGCCAAGGACTGGTTGCTGCAAGAATTGGGATGGTGGATCTGACGTGTGCCGTTACAGCAAATCCCACACGATTGTTCTGCGTAGCTCAGATTTGTTTTGTGGAGCAAAGACTGCTAGAGCTCATGTCTGGTGGGAATACTGCCTTGCCTGTGctcaaagaaaagctgtttctaCTTACAGCAGATTCTCTGCTCTTGGggttttctgcttcagttctgCTTCCCGCAAATGTAAATTTATTAAGGAATCAAAAGgaagtgtgtttttctttttgtgtggtGGCTGGAAACAAGGAAAACCCTCGTCTCCCCTCaaactggaagaggaaaaagcagtctTGGTCTTCTCACCAGTAGTCCACGTTGATAGAATTGAGACCATTGTCTTATGGCTGTTCTCCTGCTTGCTAATGGAGCACAGCAGCATCTCTAGCATTAATATTACCATTTTCTACCCTCTAAGATTGTCTTGCTGGAGGAGCTTGATCCAAACACCTCTGCATTCACTGCTGTGCCCCATGCTGACAAGCCCAGGGGCTAAAGTCCAGTCTCACAGCCCTGATCCTCacccctctgtccctttcagatGCCTGGAACTGCTCGTGCTGCACAGGGGGCTCGTGCACGGACCCCGGTGCCTGCGTTCCCTGCCCGGTGGGGCACTACCAGCCCgcgtggggacagcagcagtgcctgccGTGTCCGCAGGGACACTACGCCAAGTAGGTGACGCAGGGTGGTGGAGGTGGCTGGTGGCACAGAGCGGGTGCCTTCTCCCTCAAAACCCTTTCCAGCCTGACAAAACTCTTCCCGTGGGCTATGGGAAGGTGCTGCCGGGGTTGTTTCCCAGTGGACCTGCTTAGTGCTGCTGAATCTTCACCAGGAGCCTCTGATGTTCCGTTTGTGTGGAGGGCTTCTTGGTGTCCAGCTCTCTGGCGGCCCCTCATGTTTCAGATGTGTTGGGGGGATGGAGGTTTGCTA
Protein-coding regions in this window:
- the LOC118166276 gene encoding hepatitis A virus cellular receptor 1-like, with amino-acid sequence MSAWPSPLLWSLATTCLTGIALGQLTTTQLPVTSTPLPPSATTTYASTPPAAGGVTTTANLITATAVPSADPSTKTLAPALPTTLPVTALTSGIATTSHAPTATSTSASATPPDVTTSPGDLPTAPSLTTAVPSNCSRVNVTACAPCSPGTFPSDDAWNCSCCTGGSCTDPGACVPCPVGHYQPAWGQQQCLPCPQGHYANATRSTMCSPCPPGHYTNESGAAACRACQKGKV